In a single window of the Olivibacter sp. SDN3 genome:
- a CDS encoding DoxX family protein, with amino-acid sequence MKKLMQFITNTQLSDGMYHWVLLFFRILLSVEMIYAHGLKKLGIGVAEAEQVPNPMHFPETINNALAVSANIFFPILVIFGLFTRLSVLPILAVTLTGYFVLHFYDEPLVKDTPYMYSLSYLLLFFLGAGKYSVDYLFYKRVM; translated from the coding sequence ATGAAAAAATTAATGCAATTCATAACAAACACGCAACTATCCGATGGCATGTATCATTGGGTTTTGTTGTTTTTCAGAATATTGTTATCGGTAGAAATGATCTACGCACACGGTCTTAAAAAATTGGGTATAGGCGTAGCAGAAGCAGAACAAGTACCCAATCCTATGCATTTTCCGGAAACAATCAACAATGCCTTGGCAGTTTCTGCCAATATCTTTTTCCCCATATTGGTCATATTCGGACTTTTTACAAGACTATCGGTATTACCCATTCTTGCGGTAACACTTACGGGATATTTCGTGTTGCATTTTTATGATGAGCCGTTGGTAAAAGACACACCCTATATGTACAGTTTATCTTACTTGTTGCTGTTTTTTCTGGGGGCAGGAAAGTATTCAGTTGATTACTTGTTCTACAAAAGGGTAATGTAA
- a CDS encoding amidohydrolase, translating to MKNINNLFLSTFLLGASIVHAQQADILITNGKITTLSDNNQDVEAVAISDNKIVRTGTNSEILKLKGKNTTVVDAQNRRVIPGLFDSHMHVIRGGRFYNTELRWDGVTSLKRALQMLKEQAARTPEGQWVRVVGGWNEYQFEEKRLPTIEEINEATGNTPTFILYLYGKAWLNKAGLQKLNIMGDTPNPSEGLIEKDEKGNPTGLLVAEPNAFILYSTLAKLPELTEEEKVNSTLQYMTELNRVGVTGVMDAGGGFQNFPDDYRITDSLDKQGKITVRLPYYLFAQKKGAELTDYTNWTGMVEIDADHNNGHNEIDYEVAGGGENLIADAADFENFLFPRPELPATMEKSLGDVIAVLVKKRWPFRIHATYDESINRFLNVIEEVNEETPLDGLVWFFDHAETVTEENLQRIKALGGGIAIQHRMAYQGESFIKRYGRKPALNSPPTKKILELGIPIGLGTDGTRVASYNPWVALYWVTTGKTVGGNQVMAEENTLDRTTALRLATHKGYELIKDKKKGKIEKGYYADLIILDNDYFTVPDESIKNITSKLTIVDGKIVYGDKDYGSIAPVALPVLPAWSPVKHFGGYQNQ from the coding sequence ATGAAAAACATTAATAATTTATTTCTGAGTACTTTCCTTTTAGGCGCGTCAATTGTACATGCCCAACAAGCTGATATCCTAATCACCAACGGAAAGATCACTACGTTGAGCGACAACAATCAGGACGTAGAAGCTGTAGCTATTTCCGATAATAAAATAGTGAGAACAGGAACCAATAGCGAAATCCTTAAACTGAAAGGGAAAAACACAACAGTTGTTGACGCCCAAAATAGACGTGTTATTCCCGGTCTTTTTGATAGCCATATGCATGTGATCCGTGGAGGCCGCTTCTATAATACCGAGCTGCGTTGGGACGGGGTAACATCGTTGAAAAGGGCTCTTCAGATGCTGAAGGAGCAGGCAGCTCGTACACCAGAGGGCCAGTGGGTACGTGTTGTAGGTGGTTGGAACGAATACCAATTTGAAGAAAAACGACTCCCTACTATCGAAGAGATCAATGAAGCAACCGGAAATACGCCTACTTTCATTCTCTACCTATACGGAAAGGCTTGGCTTAACAAGGCTGGTCTGCAGAAATTGAACATCATGGGCGATACACCGAATCCTTCTGAGGGATTGATCGAAAAAGATGAAAAGGGGAACCCAACAGGACTTTTAGTTGCAGAACCGAATGCCTTTATTTTGTATTCTACATTGGCAAAACTGCCGGAACTTACCGAAGAAGAGAAAGTGAATTCCACTTTGCAGTATATGACCGAACTGAACCGCGTCGGTGTTACAGGAGTAATGGATGCAGGTGGCGGATTTCAGAATTTCCCGGATGATTATCGTATTACCGATTCCTTGGATAAGCAGGGTAAGATCACGGTTAGGCTTCCTTACTACCTCTTTGCACAGAAAAAGGGCGCAGAACTGACCGATTATACAAATTGGACAGGAATGGTAGAAATTGACGCGGATCACAACAACGGCCACAATGAAATTGACTATGAAGTGGCTGGTGGTGGCGAAAATTTGATTGCTGATGCAGCTGATTTTGAAAACTTCCTTTTTCCAAGACCTGAGTTACCTGCCACCATGGAGAAGAGTCTAGGCGATGTTATTGCTGTTTTGGTTAAAAAACGTTGGCCTTTCCGCATCCATGCAACCTACGATGAAAGCATAAACCGGTTTCTGAACGTTATCGAAGAAGTAAACGAAGAAACGCCGCTTGATGGATTGGTTTGGTTCTTTGACCATGCAGAAACCGTGACCGAAGAAAATCTGCAACGCATCAAGGCCTTGGGAGGTGGTATCGCTATTCAGCATAGAATGGCCTATCAGGGTGAAAGTTTTATAAAACGTTACGGTAGAAAACCTGCCTTAAACTCGCCTCCTACTAAAAAAATACTTGAGCTGGGAATTCCTATAGGACTGGGAACAGATGGAACACGGGTGGCTTCATACAACCCCTGGGTTGCTCTTTACTGGGTCACAACCGGCAAAACGGTTGGAGGAAACCAGGTTATGGCCGAAGAAAATACCTTGGATAGGACTACGGCCTTGCGCTTGGCTACCCACAAGGGCTACGAGCTCATAAAGGATAAGAAAAAAGGTAAGATAGAAAAAGGATATTATGCTGATCTTATCATCTTAGATAACGATTACTTTACGGTGCCCGACGAAAGTATCAAAAATATAACTTCTAAGCTGACCATTGTAGACGGTAAAATTGTATATGGCGACAAAGATTATGGTAGCATTGCTCCGGTAGCTTTGCCTGTACTTCCTGCGTGGAGCCCTGTGAAACATTTCGGCGGATATCAGAACCAATAA
- a CDS encoding hydrolase, with the protein MKKTILSTVVSLISLVTFAQNPSPELLNPTNHSLLLIDHEGQMAFATHSISTTELRNNVGLVAGASQIFKIPTVVTTVAEKSFSGPVFPEVQEFYPESTSGYVDRTTMNTWEDVNAHKAITGKGKKKIVMAGLWTSVCIVGPVLSALSEGYDVYVITDASGDVSKEAHDQAVTRMVQAGAKPITSLQYLLELQRDWARQETYKAVNDLVVRFGGAYGIGVQYAREMLKH; encoded by the coding sequence ATGAAAAAGACAATTTTATCTACCGTGGTGAGTCTAATATCCTTGGTTACATTCGCCCAAAATCCAAGCCCTGAATTATTAAACCCAACCAACCATTCTTTACTGTTGATCGATCACGAAGGTCAAATGGCCTTTGCTACGCACAGCATTTCTACAACGGAATTAAGAAACAATGTGGGACTTGTGGCGGGGGCCTCCCAGATCTTCAAAATTCCTACGGTTGTTACGACCGTTGCAGAAAAATCATTCAGCGGTCCGGTTTTCCCGGAAGTTCAAGAGTTTTATCCCGAATCGACTTCCGGTTATGTAGATAGAACCACCATGAATACATGGGAAGACGTTAATGCACACAAAGCCATCACCGGTAAAGGCAAAAAGAAAATTGTTATGGCAGGTTTATGGACAAGCGTTTGTATTGTAGGTCCCGTTTTATCAGCATTGAGTGAAGGATATGATGTATATGTTATAACCGATGCTTCGGGAGATGTTTCAAAAGAAGCCCATGATCAGGCCGTAACACGCATGGTTCAGGCGGGCGCAAAACCAATAACTTCTCTACAATATTTATTGGAACTACAAAGAGATTGGGCACGTCAGGAAACCTATAAAGCAGTGAATGACCTGGTTGTACGGTTCGGTGGAGCATATGGCATCGGCGTGCAGTATGCCCGGGAAATGTTGAAGCATTAA
- a CDS encoding Rid family hydrolase: protein MLNRNKEFKTFNMSWEAEYGYVQAVKNGDTVWISGQLGHNEQGVLAEGMENQMDQTYANIGSLLQGFEMTPDDVVEEVIYATDISSAFEFRKKFGALFYSDPKRIASTIVEVRDLVLPGQLVEIKIVAKK from the coding sequence ATGCTTAATAGAAACAAAGAATTCAAGACTTTCAACATGAGTTGGGAAGCTGAGTATGGTTATGTACAGGCTGTGAAAAATGGCGATACAGTATGGATCTCGGGACAATTGGGGCATAATGAGCAGGGCGTACTTGCAGAAGGAATGGAAAATCAGATGGACCAAACGTACGCGAACATTGGTAGCCTTCTGCAGGGCTTTGAAATGACACCAGATGATGTTGTTGAAGAAGTAATTTATGCCACGGATATATCCTCCGCATTTGAATTTAGAAAAAAATTTGGTGCCTTATTTTATTCTGATCCAAAAAGAATTGCCAGTACCATAGTGGAAGTCCGCGACTTAGTATTGCCTGGACAATTGGTTGAAATAAAAATAGTAGCGAAAAAATAA
- a CDS encoding YceI family protein has translation MAKSVWTIDPSHSEIGFRVKHMMFTNVSGKFNDFHATVENDNDTFETSEISFSADVSSIDTNNVDRDNHLRSADFFDIDKFPKISFKSTAIKKINEGQFEVSGDLTIKDVTKKVTLDAEYSGLMKDPWGNTKTGVSLSGKINRKEFGLTWNASLETGGVLVGEDIKLVSEVQLIKQVDIH, from the coding sequence ATGGCAAAATCAGTCTGGACAATAGATCCATCACATTCCGAAATCGGCTTCAGGGTAAAACACATGATGTTTACCAATGTGTCCGGTAAGTTTAATGATTTTCATGCAACCGTTGAAAATGACAATGACACATTTGAAACTTCTGAAATTTCCTTTTCAGCAGACGTAAGTTCCATTGATACAAACAATGTCGATAGAGATAACCACTTGAGAAGCGCGGATTTCTTTGATATCGATAAATTCCCGAAGATTTCATTCAAATCAACAGCCATCAAGAAAATCAATGAAGGACAGTTTGAGGTATCGGGAGATCTTACTATTAAAGATGTAACCAAAAAGGTGACTTTAGATGCGGAGTACAGCGGTTTGATGAAAGATCCATGGGGCAACACAAAAACAGGAGTTTCTTTATCGGGAAAAATCAACCGCAAAGAATTCGGATTAACATGGAATGCCTCCCTTGAAACAGGTGGTGTTTTGGTTGGAGAAGACATCAAACTGGTGTCTGAGGTGCAATTGATCAAACAAGTTGATATACACTAA
- a CDS encoding LLM class flavin-dependent oxidoreductase translates to MEIGIDSFASAMYGSNKLSSVDAMEQLLERIVQADQAGLDIFGIGEHHKKEFLDSAPAVILAAAAARTKNIRLTSAVTVLSTSDPVRVYQSFATLDLISKGRAELVVGRGSAIEAYPLFGFDLNDYDALFKEKLGLLLKIRDQEFITWSGKFRAALENQPVYPRSTQETLPVWLGVGGTPESFVRAGTLGLPLMVAIIGGETGRFRPLIELYRQAGRRAGFAPEQLKVGLHSPGYVAVTNEEAIVDYYPGYAELWTKAGKERGWPPVTRTGFDALISPKGVLVVGGPEQVAEKLLRHSEALGGVDRFTFQMDNAGLSHQQLLRSIEIIGTKVIPLVNKELD, encoded by the coding sequence ATGGAAATAGGAATTGATAGTTTCGCATCTGCCATGTACGGCAGCAATAAACTTAGCAGTGTCGATGCAATGGAACAGCTACTGGAGAGGATCGTTCAGGCCGATCAGGCGGGACTGGATATTTTCGGTATCGGCGAGCACCATAAGAAGGAGTTTCTGGATTCCGCTCCTGCGGTAATCCTCGCTGCGGCAGCAGCAAGGACGAAAAATATACGCTTAACCAGTGCCGTCACCGTGCTGAGCACCTCAGATCCGGTACGGGTTTATCAGAGCTTTGCAACCTTGGATCTGATATCAAAGGGTAGGGCAGAACTTGTTGTGGGCAGGGGGTCTGCTATAGAAGCGTACCCGCTGTTTGGGTTTGATCTGAATGATTATGATGCGCTGTTCAAAGAGAAATTGGGACTCTTGTTGAAAATCCGTGATCAGGAATTTATTACCTGGTCAGGAAAATTTAGGGCAGCGTTGGAGAATCAACCGGTCTATCCCAGATCAACTCAGGAGACACTTCCAGTTTGGCTTGGTGTTGGGGGTACTCCCGAATCATTTGTCAGGGCCGGGACTTTGGGACTGCCGCTTATGGTTGCGATTATCGGCGGAGAAACAGGGCGCTTTCGTCCTTTGATAGAACTGTACAGACAGGCTGGACGTCGGGCAGGCTTTGCGCCAGAACAGTTAAAAGTTGGATTGCATTCACCGGGCTACGTAGCGGTAACCAATGAGGAAGCTATTGTAGACTATTATCCAGGTTATGCTGAACTGTGGACTAAGGCGGGCAAGGAACGTGGGTGGCCTCCGGTAACCAGAACCGGGTTCGATGCATTGATATCTCCTAAAGGTGTACTGGTGGTTGGTGGGCCCGAACAGGTGGCAGAAAAACTGTTAAGGCATAGCGAGGCATTGGGTGGTGTTGACCGCTTTACCTTTCAGATGGATAATGCAGGGCTTAGCCATCAACAGCTGTTACGTTCCATAGAAATAATTGGTACGAAGGTTATTCCACTGGTCAATAAAGAGCTTGATTAA
- a CDS encoding pirin family protein, with product MLDIVIESRKAEITPGFAVKRILPYQLRRMVGPFIFMDHGGPVNIPIAAANSLDVLPHPHIGLSTVSYLFSGNVTHRDSLGVEQVIKPGEINWMTAGKGITHSERFEDPAMLAGGELEMIQTWVALPEKDEESEPSFDNYKPDQLPIFTDTGVWMRLIAGDAYGLKSNVRTHSPLFYVHVVLDQGIHFGLPKGHSERGAYIVRGSVEVNGITYTAGQLIVFTKGVDPLIIAKEQTTLMMLGGEHLGERYIWWNFVSSRKDRIEQAKEDWKQGRIVLPPMDNEEYVPLPEGKSKPAGGPPPNALS from the coding sequence ATGCTTGATATCGTTATAGAATCCAGAAAGGCCGAAATTACCCCAGGTTTTGCGGTTAAACGCATCCTTCCCTACCAGCTCCGTAGAATGGTTGGGCCGTTTATTTTTATGGATCATGGTGGCCCGGTAAATATCCCGATAGCGGCTGCAAATAGTCTTGATGTACTGCCGCATCCGCATATTGGTCTATCCACGGTCAGTTATCTGTTCAGTGGGAATGTGACCCACAGAGACAGTCTTGGAGTAGAGCAGGTGATAAAACCTGGCGAGATCAATTGGATGACCGCTGGGAAAGGAATTACACATAGTGAACGTTTCGAAGATCCGGCGATGCTGGCTGGGGGCGAGCTGGAAATGATACAGACATGGGTAGCACTTCCCGAAAAGGATGAAGAAAGCGAGCCATCCTTCGACAACTATAAGCCTGACCAGCTGCCCATTTTTACGGATACTGGTGTTTGGATGCGTTTGATTGCAGGGGATGCCTATGGCTTGAAAAGTAATGTCAGGACACATTCCCCCTTATTCTATGTGCACGTCGTGCTGGATCAGGGTATTCATTTTGGCTTGCCTAAGGGGCATAGCGAAAGAGGGGCGTACATTGTCAGGGGCAGCGTCGAAGTAAACGGGATCACCTATACGGCAGGACAACTGATAGTATTTACCAAAGGGGTTGACCCATTGATTATTGCCAAAGAACAAACCACATTGATGATGCTCGGTGGTGAACACTTGGGAGAACGGTACATCTGGTGGAATTTTGTGTCCAGTAGAAAAGATAGGATTGAACAGGCCAAAGAGGACTGGAAACAGGGGCGTATTGTTTTACCACCAATGGATAATGAAGAATATGTACCCTTACCTGAAGGAAAAAGCAAACCAGCAGGAGGCCCTCCCCCAAATGCCCTTTCTTGA
- a CDS encoding Crp/Fnr family transcriptional regulator, translating to MFKGSSGELSGSITPIQVSKMERLMYTTFLNNISKFTTLTEEEQSLFTDMLDLRYIPKKTTLLREGEICQFEGYIQKGCVRIYYMNENGCEVTLCFAVENWWVCDIDSFYERKPSIFFIETLEATEMYVFTPETKEKLLSTIPKFERVFRLLVQRNLSAVQKRLVTTISKTATERYLEFIKMYPSLPLRVPQYYIASYLGISPEFISTIRKRLSSK from the coding sequence ATGTTTAAAGGATCATCGGGAGAACTTTCTGGAAGTATAACGCCTATTCAGGTGTCAAAAATGGAGAGGCTTATGTACACAACGTTTCTAAATAACATATCTAAATTCACCACCCTAACGGAAGAGGAACAATCGTTATTTACGGATATGCTGGATCTCAGGTATATACCAAAAAAAACAACACTACTTCGTGAAGGTGAAATCTGCCAATTTGAAGGCTATATTCAAAAAGGTTGTGTACGCATTTATTATATGAATGAAAATGGTTGTGAAGTGACGTTGTGTTTTGCTGTGGAAAACTGGTGGGTATGCGATATTGACTCATTTTATGAAAGAAAGCCATCCATTTTTTTTATTGAAACATTGGAAGCTACGGAAATGTATGTATTCACTCCGGAAACCAAAGAAAAGTTACTATCCACCATACCAAAATTTGAAAGAGTCTTTCGGTTATTGGTACAGCGTAACTTATCTGCTGTTCAAAAAAGGCTGGTTACAACCATTTCAAAAACGGCCACTGAGCGTTATCTTGAATTTATCAAGATGTACCCCTCGCTTCCGTTGCGCGTACCGCAATATTATATAGCGTCTTATCTTGGGATATCGCCCGAGTTCATAAGTACAATAAGGAAAAGGCTCTCATCTAAATAA
- a CDS encoding cation:proton antiporter, with protein MAHLPELIQDMALILLVGALVTILFKRIRQPLVLGYIIAGFLVGPHFSYLPTIVDHENIKTFAEIGVIMLLFSLGLEFSFKKLVKVGGSASVTAVVEIIFVGLGGYLTGYLLGWNQMDSLFLAGMLASSSTTIILRAFDELGLKSKQFAKVVFGVLVVEDIIVILLMVLLSTVAVTQAFQGSEILFTVLKLGFFLVLWFLVGIYLLPVFIKRTRKWMDEETVLILSIGLCFGMVLLATQVGFSAELGAFVMGSLIAETVLAEKIEHLTQPIKQFFGTIFFVSVGMMIDPQAMYTYAGPILAITLLTIVGKFFFSGLGALISGQPLKQAVQIGSSMAQIGEFAFIVAALGLSLGVISEFLFPIAVGVSAITTFTTPYLIKFSEPLYGTIVKILPVKWVARLDAYTSETQKNKNNPLWKKMLREYNSILITNSIMLVAIALLFKYTFIPFVDVQIESVLWRNVVLISAATLLASPFLWAILIKKIKLKEGNESVNAYYLNYSLTGISLHAIRFLLGIFLIGFFIDQITTTRYALMVAVPVIVVLLWFFSDKVQKVHQRIEQRFMSNLNERERLAYIQNKGTIELQQKNEETKRHFQEWNAYVTELEAGATLPFAGMTLYELNWKEQYGINIVYIRRNDRTLHLPSGNHRILPYDKVGILGTDEQVSQLKLVFDQTDPQEGSEEEIDINDIQLIKAQVTEANPYSGKTIKASGIRKDLHSHVIGIERNGDRILNPSSSEAIFANDIVWLVGDTHRIKACLKDHRENFLEV; from the coding sequence ATGGCTCATTTACCCGAACTGATACAAGATATGGCGCTTATCCTTTTGGTAGGTGCATTGGTTACCATTCTTTTTAAACGAATTAGGCAGCCCCTGGTTTTGGGTTATATCATTGCCGGCTTCTTGGTTGGTCCGCACTTCAGTTATCTGCCCACCATCGTGGATCACGAAAATATAAAGACTTTTGCAGAGATTGGCGTCATCATGCTGCTGTTCAGCCTAGGTCTGGAGTTCAGCTTTAAAAAACTGGTGAAAGTAGGTGGTTCGGCGTCTGTCACAGCGGTTGTCGAAATTATATTTGTAGGTTTGGGCGGGTATCTTACCGGGTATTTGCTGGGTTGGAATCAGATGGATAGTCTCTTCCTTGCGGGTATGCTCGCAAGTTCCTCCACCACCATTATTCTGCGGGCTTTTGACGAGCTGGGTTTAAAATCAAAACAGTTTGCCAAAGTAGTTTTCGGTGTACTGGTAGTAGAAGATATTATCGTCATCCTACTGATGGTATTGCTTTCTACCGTTGCCGTAACGCAGGCTTTTCAAGGCTCGGAAATCCTTTTCACCGTACTCAAACTTGGCTTCTTTTTGGTGCTTTGGTTTTTAGTAGGTATTTATCTGCTTCCGGTATTTATAAAAAGGACCAGAAAATGGATGGACGAGGAAACGGTGCTCATCCTTTCGATAGGCCTTTGTTTCGGCATGGTGCTGCTGGCTACGCAGGTCGGGTTTTCTGCCGAATTAGGTGCTTTTGTGATGGGTTCGTTAATAGCAGAAACGGTGTTGGCAGAAAAAATCGAACACCTAACGCAGCCTATTAAACAGTTCTTTGGTACCATATTCTTTGTTTCTGTGGGTATGATGATCGATCCACAGGCGATGTATACCTATGCAGGTCCCATATTGGCTATTACCCTACTCACCATCGTAGGAAAGTTTTTCTTCAGTGGATTAGGCGCCTTGATTTCTGGGCAACCCTTAAAACAGGCTGTACAGATAGGTTCGAGCATGGCCCAGATCGGCGAATTTGCTTTTATAGTTGCGGCTCTGGGATTGTCGCTCGGGGTTATTTCGGAATTTCTGTTTCCTATTGCCGTAGGCGTATCGGCGATCACTACGTTTACCACACCTTATCTGATTAAATTTTCAGAACCGCTTTACGGTACGATTGTAAAAATACTTCCGGTAAAATGGGTAGCACGTTTGGATGCCTACACTTCCGAAACGCAGAAAAATAAAAACAATCCGCTTTGGAAAAAAATGCTGCGGGAATACAACAGTATCCTGATCACCAATAGTATTATGCTCGTGGCCATTGCCCTTCTGTTCAAATATACATTCATTCCGTTTGTGGATGTGCAGATAGAAAGTGTACTTTGGAGAAATGTGGTGTTGATAAGTGCGGCGACCTTGCTGGCATCGCCTTTCCTATGGGCTATCCTGATCAAAAAAATCAAACTGAAAGAAGGCAATGAAAGCGTCAATGCGTATTACCTGAACTATTCGCTGACGGGTATCTCCCTCCATGCCATCCGGTTTCTTTTGGGGATATTCCTTATCGGTTTCTTCATTGATCAAATAACAACAACGAGGTATGCGCTGATGGTCGCTGTTCCGGTAATTGTGGTATTGCTCTGGTTTTTCTCAGATAAGGTTCAGAAGGTTCACCAGCGAATAGAGCAGCGGTTTATGTCGAATCTCAATGAACGGGAACGGCTTGCATATATCCAGAATAAAGGAACCATCGAACTGCAGCAAAAAAACGAAGAGACAAAGCGGCATTTTCAGGAATGGAATGCTTATGTAACAGAACTGGAAGCCGGTGCCACTCTTCCTTTTGCCGGAATGACTCTGTACGAACTTAACTGGAAAGAGCAATATGGGATAAATATCGTGTACATACGTAGAAACGACAGAACCCTACATCTGCCCAGCGGAAATCACCGGATATTGCCTTACGACAAGGTAGGCATATTGGGAACGGATGAACAGGTTTCTCAATTAAAACTTGTCTTTGACCAAACAGACCCGCAAGAGGGCAGCGAAGAAGAAATAGACATTAATGATATACAGCTTATCAAGGCACAGGTTACGGAAGCCAATCCTTATTCCGGCAAGACGATAAAAGCCTCCGGTATCCGGAAAGACCTGCATAGCCACGTAATAGGTATTGAAAGAAACGGTGACCGTATCCTGAACCCGAGTTCATCAGAAGCGATATTCGCTAATGATATTGTGTGGCTCGTAGGCGATACACACCGTATAAAAGCATGTTTAAAGGATCATCGGGAGAACTTTCTGGAAGTATAA
- a CDS encoding OsmC family protein, translated as MNYILESPVKGALGTQKHKTDIHWRNGVLITDEPEKLGGKDLGPDPYTLLLASLVACTLATLRMYIEHKGLSISGIEVEANIFYKIENKETIAYIERKIEFGEQLSPEIEQRLLRVAENCPISKTLKGNINISTELIK; from the coding sequence ATGAATTATATATTAGAAAGCCCAGTAAAAGGAGCTTTAGGTACCCAAAAACACAAAACAGACATTCATTGGAGAAATGGTGTGTTGATCACCGATGAACCTGAAAAACTGGGTGGAAAAGATTTAGGTCCGGATCCTTATACACTACTACTAGCATCTTTGGTAGCCTGTACATTAGCGACGCTCAGGATGTATATCGAACATAAAGGTTTAAGCATCTCAGGAATAGAAGTTGAGGCTAACATCTTCTACAAAATAGAAAATAAAGAAACGATAGCATATATTGAACGGAAGATCGAATTTGGAGAGCAGCTGAGTCCGGAAATAGAACAAAGACTATTAAGGGTGGCGGAAAATTGTCCTATATCAAAAACGCTAAAAGGAAATATCAATATCTCAACCGAATTAATAAAATAA
- a CDS encoding GNAT family N-acetyltransferase gives MENTKVVFKEDSIYGEVQLFSDDKKAGKMDISVAEGRLRVYHTEVNAAYEGRGFAKLLLDQLISYARENNLGIIPLCPYVLAQFKRHPADYADVWLKKSINN, from the coding sequence ATGGAAAACACAAAAGTAGTTTTTAAAGAAGATAGTATTTACGGTGAAGTCCAGCTGTTCTCAGATGATAAAAAAGCGGGAAAAATGGACATTTCCGTTGCAGAGGGTAGGCTTAGGGTATATCACACTGAAGTCAATGCTGCGTACGAAGGAAGAGGTTTTGCAAAATTATTGCTTGACCAATTAATAAGTTATGCCAGGGAGAATAACCTGGGAATCATACCGCTTTGCCCCTATGTTCTTGCACAATTCAAACGCCACCCAGCAGATTACGCAGATGTCTGGTTAAAAAAGAGCATAAATAATTAG
- a CDS encoding (4Fe-4S)-binding protein translates to METHEYPNGEITILWKPKLCVHAAVCVKTLSKVYNPKARPWIKTENATTQELIEQVAKCPSGALSIKKEPNNFE, encoded by the coding sequence ATGGAAACACATGAATATCCAAACGGAGAAATTACCATTCTTTGGAAACCAAAGTTATGCGTTCATGCGGCAGTTTGTGTAAAGACTTTATCAAAAGTCTATAATCCAAAGGCACGCCCTTGGATAAAAACAGAAAATGCGACCACGCAGGAACTCATTGAACAGGTTGCAAAATGCCCATCTGGAGCATTGAGTATAAAAAAAGAACCTAACAATTTTGAATAA